One region of Fragaria vesca subsp. vesca linkage group LG4, FraVesHawaii_1.0, whole genome shotgun sequence genomic DNA includes:
- the LOC101315428 gene encoding serine/threonine-protein kinase PBS1-like — protein MPFGLVSAWNKRRRSKSYDHTGPWAYKPVEFWQLDDQTPQQKKRHHHGSSVFTLKEMEEATSSFSDKNFLGKGGFGRVYRGTLRSGEVVAIKKMELPPLKAADGEREFRVEVDILSRLDHPNLVSLIGYCADGKHRFLVYEYLQKGNLQDHLNGIKEKHKMGWSQRLRVALGSARGLAYLHSSSAVGTPIVHRDFKSTNILLDANFEAKISDFGLAKFMPEGKEMYVTARVLGTFGYFDPEYTSTGKLTLQSDVYAFGVVLLELLTGRQALDLNQGPNDQNLVLQVRHILNDRKKLRKVIDPELGRSSYTMESIVMFANLASRCVRPDSSERPSMAECVQELQLIIITNAKGL, from the exons ATGCCTTTCGGTTTAGTCTCAGCATGGAACAAGCGCAGAAGGTCCAAATCTTATGACCATACAGGCCCTT GGGCATATAAGCCGGTGGAGTTCTGGCAACTCGATGATCAAACACCTCAACAGAAGAAAAGGCACCATCATGGCTCATCAGTGTTTACACTCAAAGAAATGGAAGAGGCAACATCTTCATTCAGTGACAAGAACTTTCTGGGGAAAGGAGGATTTGGCCGTGTATACAGAGGAACTTTGCGCTCAGGAGAG GTTGTAGCAATAAAAAAGATGGAGCTGCCTCCCTTAAAAGCAGCAGACGGAGAACGAGAATTTCGGGTAGAAGTAGACATCTTGAGCAGACTTGATCACCCAAATCTGGTTTCTCTGATAGGTTATTGTGCTGATGGCAAGCACCGGTTTTTAGTGTATGAATATCTGCAGAAAGGGAACCTGCAAGATCATTTAAATG GAATCAAAGAGAAACACAAAATGGGTTGGTCTCAAAGGCTCAGAGTGGCACTTGGATCAGCAAGGGGCTTAGCATATCTACATTCCAGTTCTGCCGTTGGAACTCCTATTGTTCACAGAGATTTCAAATCCACCAACATTCTTTTAGATGCCAACTTTGAAGCAAAG ATATCTGATTTTGGGCTTGCCAAATTTATGCCAGAGGGAAAGGAAATGTACGTGACTGCCAGAGTACTTGGTACATTCGGCTATTTTGATCCCGAGTATACATCG ACAGGAAAACTCACTTTACAAAGTGATGTTTATGCATTTGGAGTGGTTCTTCTTGAACTTCTGACTGGACGTCAAGCCCTGGACCTAAACCAAGGACCAAATGATCAAAATCTTGTATTGCAG GTAAGGCACATATTAAATGATCGGAAGAAGCTGCGTAAGGTCATAGATCCTGAGCTGGGTCGAAGTTCATACACCATGGAATCTATAGTTATGTTTGCAAACCTGGCATCACGATGTGTGCGTCCTGACAGCAGTGAAAGACCCTCCATGGCTGAATGTGTACAAGAACTGCAGTTGATTATCATTACAAATGCCAAAGGCTTATGA
- the LOC101290948 gene encoding uncharacterized protein LOC101290948 — MAATASLSLSLDPHRHLFSTPHFTPSSTSLLIPKHPSRLFHNSKSYTLKSSSSSSSTTPSSSFLEAPLRTGRFLSNEDLEKLKSLENFSYYQELESGSMWVRVMRSEELDITVGLLAESFAESMLMPSGYVALLGFLVKQYLMERRELMPHTATLIGFYRSNKDEGKDESFEVKGESFEGKGERFEEKDGGFGGEDEGGVLAGTVEVCFDKMGANASTPTPTPPKNSPYISNMAVRKPLRRRGIGWHLLKASEELISQMSSSREAYLHCRMIDTAPFNMYTKAGYNIVKTDSILILLTLQRRKHLMYKKLPVLTSFSESETLCSEDNENHY, encoded by the exons ATGGCTGCAACAGCTTCACTCTCTCTCTCTTTGGATCCACACCGCCATCTCTTCTCCACTCCCCACTTCACTCCCTCCTCAACCTCACTTCTCATCCCCAAACACCCTTCTAGACTCTTCCACAACTCCAAATCTTACACTCTCAAATCCTCCTCCTCTTCTTCTTCTACTACTCCAAGCTCTTCATTTCTCGAAGCCCCACTAAGAACAGGCAGGTTCCTCAGCAATGAAGACCTCGAGAAGCTCAAGTCTCTTGAGAATTTCAGCTACTATCAGGAGCTTGAATCCGGGTCGATGTGGGTTCGGGTCATGAGGTCAGAGGAGTTGGACATCACAGTTGGGCTTTTAGCTGAGTCTTTTGCTGAGTCAATGCTTATGCCTTCTGGGTATGTGGCTCTGTTGGGTTTCTTGGTCAAACAGTACTTGATGGAGAGAAGAGAGCTCATGCCCCACACTGCTACGCTTATTGGGTTTTACAGAAGCAACAAAGATGAAGGTAAAGATGAGAGCTTTGAGGTTAAAGGTGAGAGCTTTGAGGGTAAAGGTGAGCGCTTTGAGGAGAAAGATGGAGGGTTTGGAGGAGAAGATGAAGGTGGAGTTTTGGCGGGAACTGTGGAGGTTTGCTTTGACAAAATGGGTGCCAATGCTTCTACTCCGACGCCAACTCCGCCCAAGAATTCGCCTTATATAAGCAACATGGCAGTGAGGAAGCCGCTTCGGAG GAGGGGAATTGGCTGGCATCTTTTGAAGGCAAGTGAGGAACTGATTTCTCAGATGAGTTCTTCAAGAGAGGCGTACTTGCATTGCAGAATGATCGATACAGCTCCATTCAACATGTATACAAAAGCAGGTTACAACATTGTAAAGACAGATAGCATTCTGATTCTACTGACATTGCAGAGGCGTAAACACTTAATGTACAAGAAACTTCCAGTCTTGACCAGCTTTTCAGAATCAGAAACTTTGTGTTCTGAAGACAATGAAAATCATTATTGA
- the LOC101291234 gene encoding uncharacterized protein LOC101291234 has product MGSPFKDHQIHSPSYTRSFIKKILPYFIYVILPIAVFRLYLYSPTLPQSSTLHNHLPQPSTVHHLPHSTTPISITTTTPSSSSSSKHEQEQKKPEAKEPQCDYTDGDWLPDKMGPLYNGTTCGTIKKGQNCITHGRPDLGYLYWKWKPKQCHLPRFEPNTFLNLLRNKHIAFVGDSMARNQLESLLCMLATASHPKLVYTDGEENKFRRWNFASHNVNVSVYWSPFLVRGVEKSKTGPDHNQLYLDQVDERWAADMGKMDMVVLSVGHWFLHPAVYFEGGSALGCHFCPGLNHTEIGFYDVLRKAIKTTLKTITERRGSSENGINVIVTTFSPAHFEGEWDKAGACPKIKPYNKGEKNLEGMDADMRQVEVEEVEAAKVNGKGVLGFKVEELDVTYLSLMRPDGHPGPYMHPFPFADGVKERVQNDCVHWCLPGAIDTWNEIMLEIMKKWNQG; this is encoded by the exons ATGGGTAGTCCATTCAAAGACCATCAAATTCACTCTCCTTCTTATACTCGCTCTTTCATCAAGAAAATCTTACCTTATTTCATCTATGTCATACTTCCCATTGCTGTATTCCGCCTCTACCTTTACTCCCCCACTCTCCCTCAATCCTCCACACTCCATAACCACCTCCCTCAACCCTCCACAGTTCATCACCTCCCTCACTCCACCACCCCCATTTCCATAACCACTACAACACCATCATCATCTTCTTCATCTAAACATG AACAAGAACAGAAAAAACCAGAAGCTAAAGAACCTCAATGTGACTACACAGATGGAGACTGGCTCCCTGACAAAATGGGTCCTTTGTACAATGGCACAACCTGTGGCACAATCAAGAAAGGCCAGAACTGCATCACCCATGGGAGACCAGATTTGGGTTATCTCTACTGGAAATGGAAACCCAAGCAGTGCCATTTACCAAGGTTTGAACCCAACACTTTTCTCAACCTCCTTAGAAACAAGCACATAGCCTTTGTTGGTGACTCCATGGCCAGGAACCAATTGGAGTCCCTTCTTTGCATGCTAGCCACTGCCTCTCATCCCAAGCTTGTTTACACTGATGGTGAGGAAAACAAGTTTAGGAGGTGGAACTTTGCTTCTCACAATGTAAATGTGTCAGTTTATTGGTCACCTTTTCTTGTTAGAGGTGTTGAGAAATCAAAAACAGGGCCTGATCACAATCAATTGTATTTGGATCAAGTTGATGAGAGGTGGGCAGCTGATATGGGTAAGATGGACATGGTTGTGTTATCAGTGGGGCATTGGTTCTTGCATCCTGCAGTGTATTTTGAGGGTGGTTCAGCTCTAGGATGTCATTTCTGTCCTGGTTTGAATCACACTGAGATTGGGTTCTATGATGTTCTGAGAAAGGCCATAAAGACTACCCTGAAGACCATAACAGAAAGGAGAGGGTCTAGTGAGAATGGGATTAATGTGATTGTGACTACATTTTCACCTGCTCATTTTGAAGGTGAGTGGGACAAGGCTGGGGCTTGTCCCAAGATCAAACCTTACAATAAGGGAGAGAAAAATCTTGAAGGAATGGATGCTGATATGAGGCAAGTTGAGGTGGAAGAAGTGGAAGCTGCTAAGGTGAATGGTAAAGGGGTTTTAGGGTTTAAGGTTGAAGAATTGGATGTGACCTATTTGTCATTGATGAGGCCAGATGGGCACCCGGGGCCTTATATGCACCCATTTCCATTTGCTGATGGGGTTAAAGAGAGGGTGCAAAATGATTGTGTACATTGGTGTTTGCCTGGAGCTATTGACACATGGAATGAAATAATGCTGGAGATCATGAAGAAATGGAATCAAGGTTGA
- the LOC101291520 gene encoding uncharacterized protein LOC101291520 → MDGSNAAAAEELAVGCFVSIKTTLGDDFQGQVITFDRPSNILILQEGSKGGPKRNIRLLKANFIKELSYLGQGEDPLDIKNCYLDLNSLRAREESAIRQAEADCERIGVGVTGQAQNIFDALSKTLPVRWDKTVIVVMNEVRVSSPYLPESVSGGTPAANDRVKKVLELERRRLQTRGGGR, encoded by the exons ATGGATGGCAGCAATGCAGCAGCAGCGGAGGAACTGGCCGTTGGGTGCTTCGTCTCCATCAAGACCACCTTGGGCGACGACTTCCAGGGCCAGGTCATCACCTTTGACCGCCCCTCCAACATCCTCATCCTTC AAGAGGGTTCCAAAGGAGGGCCGAAGCGAAACATCAGGCTACTCAAGGCCAACTTTATCAAGGAGTTGAGCTATTTGGGTCAAGGTGAAGACCCACTTGACATTAAGAACTGTTACCTTGATCTTAATAGTCTCAGAGCCAGAGAGGAGTCAGCTATCAG GCAAGCAGAGGCAGACTGTGAGAGGATTGGTGTGGGTGTCACTGGCCAGGCTCAGAACATTTTCGATGCCTTGTCTAAGAC GCTTCCAGTACGCTGGGACAAGACTGTCATAGTTGTGATGAATGAGGTTCGTGTGAGCAGTCCATATCTTCCGGAGTCTGTCAGTGGAGGAACTCCTGCTGCCAATGATCGGGTGAAGAAAGTG CTTGAGTTGGAGAGGAGGAGGTTGCAAACTCGTGGTGGGGGTCGGTGA
- the LOC101291817 gene encoding nucleobase-ascorbate transporter 6-like, translated as MAGGGHAPPPKQEELQPHPVKDQLPNISYCITSPPPWPEAILLGFQHYLVMLGTTVLIPTYLVPQMGGGNEEKAKMIQTILFVAGINTLQQTFFGTRLPAVIGASYTYVPTTISIILAGRYSDVVNPQEKFEKIMRGTQGALIVASILQIVVGFSGLWRNVARFLSPLSAVPLVALSGFGLYELGFPVFSKCVEIGLPQLILLLIFSQYIPHLMHSETHVFDRFAVLFSVAIVWIYAHLLTVGGAYKHTPEATQLSCRTDRAGIIHAAPWIRVPYPFQWGAPTFDAGEAFAMMTASFVALVESTGVFIAVSRYASATPLPPAILSRGIGWQGVGILFSGIFGTGNGSSVSVENAGLLALTRVGSRRVVQISASFMIFFSILGKFGAVFASIPAPIVAAMYCFFFAYVGSAGLSLLQFCNLNSFRTKFIIGFSIFMGLSVPQYFNEYTLVKGYGPVHTGARWFNDMINVPFSSEPFVAGLLAFVLDTTLHRKDNATRKDRGMPWWDRFRSYKTDTRSEEFYSLPFNLNKFFPSV; from the exons ATGGCTGGAGGTGGACATGCACCACCGCCGAAACAGGAGGAACTACAGCCTCATCCAGTAAAAGATCAGCTACCAAACATTTCCTACTGCATTACCAGTCCTCCTCCTTGGC CTGAGGCTATTCTACTTGGTTTCCAACATTACTTGGTGATGCTCGGCACAACAGTTCTCATTCCCACCTATCTCGTTCCTCAGATGGGAGGAGGAAAC GAGGAGAAAGCAAAAATGATCCAGACTATACTGTTTGTTGCTGGAATCAACACATTGCAGCAGACATTTTTTGGGACTCGTTTACCTGCAGTTATTGGAGCATCTTATACCTATGTCCCAACAACCATTTCGATTATTTTGGCTGGTCGATATAGTGATGTTGTGAACCCCCAGGAG AAATTCGAGAAGATAATGCGTGGAACCCAGGGTGCACTTATTGTTGCCTCTATACTGCAGATTGTTGTTGGCTTCAGTGGCCTCTGGCGTAATGTGGCAAG GTTCCTAAGTCCACTTTCTGCTGTTCCTTTGGTTGCTTTGTCAGGCTTTGGGCTATATGAGCTTGGATTTCCTGTG TTTTCAAAATGTGTGGAGATTGGCTTACCACAACTCATCCTTCTACTGATATTTTCACAG TACATACCTCATCTGATGCACAGTGAGACGCATGTCTTCGATCGCTTTGCTGTTTTATTTTCGGTGGCAATTGTGTGGATTTATGCTCATCTGCTCACTGTGGGTGGGGCTTATAAGCACACACCAGAAGCAACTCAGTTAAGCTGTCGAACTGATCGTGCTGGCATCATACATGCTGCTCCATG GATAAGAGTTCCATATCCTTTTCAATGGGGAGCTCCGACTTTTGATGCTGGAGAAGCTTTTGCAATGATGACTGCTTCATTTGTTGCTCTTGTTGAG TCCACCGGTGTCTTTATTGCTGTGTCGAGGTATGCAAGTGCAACTCCGCTCCCACCTGCTATATTAAGTCGCGGTATTGGTTGGCAG GGTGTGGGCATTCTTTTCTCTGGTATATTTGGCACTGGGAATGGATCATCAGTATCTGT TGAAAATGCTGGTTTGTTAGCTTTGACACGGGTTGGCAGCCGAAGAGTTGTCCAAATTTCAGCCAGCTTCATGATCTTCTTTTCCATACTTG GAAAATTTGGAGCTGTCTTTGCCTCGATACCAGCACCCATTGTTGCAGCAATGTATTGCTTCTTCTTCGCTTATGTTG GTTCAGCAGGTCTTAGCTTGCTTCAGTTTTGCAATCTAAACAGTTTCAGGACAAAGTTTATCATAGGCTTCTCAATTTTCATGGGCCTTTCAGTACCACAGTATTTCAATGAATATACACTTGTTAAAGGCTATGGTCCGGTGCACACAGGAGCAAGATGG TTCAATGACATGATCAATGTACCTTTTTCTTCGGAGCCATTTGTTGCTGGTTTATTGGCATTTGTCTTGGACACAACACTGCATCGAAAGGACAATGCGACCAGGAAAGACAGAGGCATGCCTTGGTGGGATAGATTCCGATCATACAAGACAGATACAAGAAGTGAGGAATTCTATTCCTTGCCTTTCAACCTCAACAAGTTCTTCCCTTCAGTGTGA